CAATGGCCTCGCATTGCAGCCCAAGGTTTCCACCTACCTTGGCAAGCTCTTTGGCCTTGGCCTGGTCGCGGTTTGCTATTACCACCCTGCTGCCTGTGGTCTTTTCTTCTGACAGCGCCGCAATTATCGCCCGGGCGGCCCCGCCTGCCCCCAGGAGCAGGACTGTGGTGCAGAAGTCGAACTTGCGCCGGCGCAAGGGCTCGATAAAGCCGGCGATGTCGGTGTTGTACCCCTTGAATATTCCCTCGATGTTGTTGACAGTGTTTACCGCCCCTGCCTTTTTTGCGGTGGCGTCCAGTTCGTCCAGATACTCCATCACCGCCACCTTGTGCGGGATGGTGACGTTAAAGCCGGCGACGTTTATCGCCCGGAGCGAGTCTATCGACTCTTTCAGCTCTGGCGCAGGCACGCGGAATGAAATGTAGGTGCAGTTCAGGCCGAGCGCGGAAAACGCGGCGTTTTGCATGCCCGGCGACAGCGAATGGCTTATCGGATCGCCGATTATGCAGTAGGTCTTGGCAGGCGCCCTTTCCCCCACCATCTGGCTAGCGACTCCTTATGCTGCCGTACAGCTGCTTCATCTGCGCTATCGTCAGTTGCCCCGGCGCCACCGCCTTTTCCACCGCGGCGTACGTGTAAGGGGCGCCGTACAGAGCGCACAGCACCCTTGTCATGACGCCGGCCTCGCCCAT
The sequence above is drawn from the Nitrososphaera viennensis EN76 genome and encodes:
- the aroE gene encoding shikimate dehydrogenase; translation: MVGERAPAKTYCIIGDPISHSLSPGMQNAAFSALGLNCTYISFRVPAPELKESIDSLRAINVAGFNVTIPHKVAVMEYLDELDATAKKAGAVNTVNNIEGIFKGYNTDIAGFIEPLRRRKFDFCTTVLLLGAGGAARAIIAALSEEKTTGSRVVIANRDQAKAKELAKVGGNLGLQCEAIAFEDATKVSPEAGLIVNATSIGLDNEPSPIDSDHIKKGSFVYDIVYRPVVTDLLEQAKFAQAHLVYGYEMLLEQGAKAFEIWTGLPAPRDVMKKNLLGIFGEPT